In the Hordeum vulgare subsp. vulgare chromosome 7H, MorexV3_pseudomolecules_assembly, whole genome shotgun sequence genome, one interval contains:
- the LOC123413114 gene encoding pentatricopeptide repeat-containing protein At4g15720 — MAATSTTATVTPLLIHLLRGATDHASVAATHAKLLKVGTASTVSSCNHIIAAYCRCGVTARARDLFDGMPERDVISWTALMSGYSSTGRLRLAVSLLRDMSHSGVPPNAFTFSTAVSACARLADSGLGREVHARAEVEGYASDAVVATALIDMYGKAGDVEAARAVFDGMAAPVRNAVSWGSMLSVYAQNALGREAIQLFAQFRTKSNFMAPNHFMLSSVVNACAGVGRLGVGKSVHGTVLRFGHGCNGVIVVALVDMYSKCGFYEYSRKVFDRIERPSVICYTSIIVAAAKYGLGRCALTFFSEMIDRDVQPNSVTLLGVMHACSHSGLVDTGLHLLHSMQSKYGISPCASHYTCAVDMLGRAGRLEEAFEMADEAQVEGRDALMLWSSLLSACRTHRRLDLATRAAHRVSEFNQDVAGALVVMSNAYTSAGQTDNAAAVWSNMRQRGIQKDPGCSWIEIKDIPYVFYAGLVSPAGARAGEVMMLLDELEGQMREKGYKGGLGSTRVFDAHEEDGEDGKGEMVGVHSELLALGFGLLVIPKGMTIRVMKNLRMCCDCHDAFKLISGIMVREFVVRDLNRFHHFKMGSCSCNDYW, encoded by the coding sequence ATGGCGGCGACATCAACCACAGCCACGGTCACGCCGCTGTTAATCCACCTACTGCGCGGCGCCACCGACCACGCGTCCGTAGCTGCAACCCACGCGAAGCTGCTCAAGGTCGGCACCGCCTCCACCGTCTCTTCTTGCAACCACATCATCGCTGCTTACTGTCGGTGCGGCGTCACTGCCCGCGCCCGCGACCTGTTCGATGGAATGCCCGAGCGGGACGTCATCTCCTGGACAGCCCTCATGTCCGGGTACTCTAGCACCGGCCGACTCCGCCTGGCTGTTTCCCTCCTTCGTGACATGTCTCACAGCGGCGTGCCACCGAATGCCTTCACCTTCTCGACTGCCGTCAGCGCGTGCGCACGCCTGGCTGATTCTGGACTTGGGCGGGAAGTGCATGCCCGTGCTGAGGTCGAGGGCTATGCGTCTGATGCTGTCGTTGCCACCGCGCTCATTGACATGTATGGCAAGGCCGGAGATGTGGAGGCTGCACGTGCAGTGTTTGATGGTATGGCTGCTCCGGTGAGGAATGCGGTTTCATGGGGCTCGATGCTGTCTGTATACGCGCAGAATGCGCTTGGGCGTGAGGCCATCCAACTTTTCGCTCAGTTCAGAACCAAAAGTAATTTCATGGCGCCCAACCACTTCATGCTGTCAAGCGTTGTGAATGCGTGTGCAGGTGTTGGGCGGCTTGGAGTTGGCAAGTCTGTGCATGGAACAGTCCTTCGTTTTGGGCATGGATGCAATGGCGTGATTGTTGTGGCCTTGGTTGACATGTACTCCAAGTGTGGATTCTACGAGTACTCAAGAAAGGTGTTTGACAGGATTGAGCGTCCATCGGTCATCTGCTATACCTCCATCATTGTGGCTGCAGCAAAGTACGGTCTTGGGAGGTGCGCACTCACTTTTTTCAGTGAGATGATCGATCGAGATGTGCAACCAAACAGCGTTACACTGCTTGGCGTCATGCATGCTTGCAGCCATTCAGGTCTTGTTGACACTGGCCTCCATCTCCTCCACTCCATGCAGAGCAAATATGGCATCAGTCCATGCGCCAGCCACTACACTTGTGCGGTTGACATGCTCGGCCGAGCAGGACGGCTCGAGGAGGCATTTGAGATGGCCGACGAAGCGCAGGTTGAAGGCCGTGATGCCCTCATGCTCTGGAGCTCATTGCTGTCTGCTTGCCGGACACATAGGCGCCTAGATCTAGCCACCAGGGCTGCCCACAGAGTGTCAGAGTTCAACCAAGATGTAGCAGGTGCACTAGTAGTGATGTCAAACGCATACACTTCAGCCGGCCAGACTGACAATGCTGCTGCTGTATGGTCGAACATGAGGCAACGAGGCATTCAGAAAGATCCTGGGTGCAGCTGGATTGAGATAAAGGACATACCCTACGTGTTCTACGCTGGATTGGTATCACCCGCTGGTGCAAGGGCAGGTGAAGTGATGATGTTACTTGATGAGTTAGAGGGTCAGATGCGGGAGAAGGGTTACAAGGGTGGACTAGGTAGTACCAGAGTCTTTGATGCTCATGAAGAGGATGGAGAGGACGGGAAAGGCGAGATGGTTGGAGTGCACAGTGAGTTATTGGCTTTGGGGTTTGGTTTGCTGGTTATCCCCAAGGGGATGACCATCAgggtgatgaagaacctgaggatGTGCTGCGACTGCCACGACGCGTTCAAGCTCATAAGTGGCATTATGGTGCGCGAGTTTGTTGTGAGGGATCTGAATAGATTCCATCACTTCAAGATGGGGTCATGTTCCTGCAATGACTACTGGTGA
- the LOC123411640 gene encoding DNA (cytosine-5)-methyltransferase 1A-like: MPKTPHSAATAGKKRRRPKLHKSEDETIEDDNNINKENNGATDNGQEAIVSKRPKRIAACSNYKEKAFDLSEEDSLVTIKEIRIEEETEAVRLTKTGPEDQKPCRKLIDFILHDGDGNPQPFEMSQSGVISLTAVVMPFDADVKKAREKGIRCERFGKIKNWAISGYKEGTVTICLSTELADYECVKPASSYRSFFNLFSQKARVCVGVYRKLARSVGGNPLLGLEELLASVVRSINSDRSFNGTVSKDFVISIGDFIHDQFTAWDNTANSDDEILSTLPVLGALRNKCKSRVEFSKLAAMTSNGTLTIKDVQCEEVTENEDEDEKLARLLQDEEEWKMQKKQRGKHENSQRNVYIKISETEIANDYPMPAYYKPSSIEMDEYMLDSEDVMLGGELPVRILNNWSLYNSDARLIPLELIPMKAGAENDTVIFGSGFMMEDDHTFCSTAEQTQLSSSSSKSGQEDQGIAVYLSPIKEWVVEFGGEMICISIRTDIAWYKLRQPTKQYAPWCATVLKTARLAVSVITLLKEQSRASKLAFADVVKRVAEFEKGDHAFISSNAALVERYVVVHGQIILQQFASYPEKTIQRSAFITGLLVKMEERRHTKLAMKKKTQATRGENLNPSANMGPVLKRKLMRATTTGLVSKIWSDYYATHFPEDSKEADENDEQKEIEEEQEENEDDDAEVEVKVDEEHDLRTPPSIRSRKPSSNACKEAEWEGQTVGKTLSGEVLYKCARVRDLSIAVGGAVTFEDDSGEAIMCFVEYMYEKHDGAHMIHGRILQKGSHTVLGNAANEREVFFTNDCLELEIGDIKESVTVNFQKIPWGHKCRKDHLEAIKMERAKAEDRKRKGLPVEYICKSLYCPEKGAFFSLPSDKLGTGTGRCSSCEEREAVADDFKILSETSFVLKNVTYNVHDFVYIRPEFFSEVEGQGTYKAGRNVGLKPYVVCHLQSIKASAGSKKANPESTKVSVRRLYRPDDISSAKAYSSDIREVYYSEDIMSVPVVMIEGKCEVTAKNDLPNSNLPVVVDHAFYCEYLYDPDTGALKQLPTNAKLTTLTTKALSAKKNKGKQICDDEQAGSEKEKNATQENCLATLDIFAGCGGLSEGLQLSGASRTKWAIEYEEPAGQAFCENHPEAAVFVKNCNVILKAIMDKCGDADDCISTTEASDQAAKLSDEQIKNLPVPGEVEFINGGPPCQGFSGMNRFNQSPWSKVQCEMILAFLSFAEYFRPRFFLLENVRNFVSFNKGQTFRLTLASLLEMGYQVRFGILEAGAYGVAQSRKRAFIWAAAPGETLPDWPQPMHVFASPELKINLPEGKYYAAAKSTARGAPFRSITVRDTIGDLPPVENGASKPTIQYGSDPISWFQKKIRGDASSLSDHIAKEMNELNLIRCKHIPKRPGCDWHDLPDEKVKLSTGQTVELIPWCLPNTAKRHNQWKGLYGRLDWEGNFPTSVTDPQPMGKVGMCFHPDQDRIITVRECARSQGFPDGYHFAGNIQSKHRQIGNAVPPPLSYALGRKLKQAIDAKPRLA; this comes from the exons GAAAAAAGAGGCGCAGACCTAAGCTTCATAAGAGTGAAGATGAGACCATTGAGGATGACAACAATATtaataaagagaataatggtgccACTGACAATGGTCAGGAGGCCATTGTGAGCAAGAGACCGAAGAGAATAGCTGCCTGTTCTAATTACAAAGAGAAGGCATTTGACTTATCTGAAGAAGATTCGCTTGTCACAATCAAGGAAATTCGGATTGAAGAGGAAACAGAGGCTGTTAGGTTGACAAAAACAGGGCCTGAAGATCAGAAACCTTGCAGAAAACTCATTGATTTCATCTTGCATGATGGAGATGGTAATCCACAACCTTTTGAAATGTCTCAAAGTGGTGTTATCTCCTTAACAGCtgttgtcatgccctttgatgCTGATGTTAAAAAGGCCAGGGAAAAAGGAATACGCTGTGAGAGATTTGGGAAGATCAAAAACTGGGCAATTTCTGGCTATAAGGAAGGCACTGTGACAATTTGTCTCTCAACAGAACTAGCTGATTATGAATGTGTGAAGCCAGCAAGTAGTTACAGGTCTTTCTTTAACCTTTTCAGTCAGAAGGCCCGTGTCTGTGTTGGAGTTTACAGAAAGCTAGCCAGATCagttgggggaaatcctttgctggGCCTGGAAGAGTTGCTTGCTAGTGTTGTGCGCTCCATTAATTCAGACAGAAGTTTCAATGGAACGGTCAGCAAGGACTTTGTAATCTCAATTGGTGACTTTATCCATGACCAGTTTACTGCCTGGGATAATACAGCGAACAGCGATGATGAGATATTGTCCACACTGCCTGTTCTTGGTGCACTAAGAAATAAATGTAAATCTAGGGTGGAGTTCAGCAAGTTGGCAGCCATGACCTCAAATGGAACTCTGACGATCAAGGATGTGCAATGTGAGGAAGTGACTGAAAACGAGGATGAAGATGAGAAATTAGCAAGACTGTTGCAGGATGAGGAAGAGTGGAAGATGCAGAAGAAGCAGAGAGGcaagcatgaaaattcacagagaAATGTCTACATCAAAATTAGTGAAACGGAGATTGCCAATGACTACCCAATGCCAGCATACTATAAACCATCTAGTATAGAAATGGATGAGTACATGCTTGACAGCGAAGATGTCATGCTTGGGGGGGAACTACCAGTAAGAATACTCAACAACTGGTCCCTGTATAATTCAGATGCCAGACTCATCCCTTTGGAGCTCATTCCTATGAAGGCAGGTGCTGAAAATGACACAGTAATCTTTGGGTCTGGTTTTATGATGGAAGATGATCATACTTTCTGTTCAACAGCCGAGCAAACACAGTTATCTTCTTCCTCAAGTAAATCTGGTCAGGAAGATCAAGGGATTGCAGTTTATCTAAGTCCAATCAAGGAATGGGTTGTAGAATTTGGTGGTGAAATGATATGCATATCAATCAGAACTGACATAGCTTG GTACAAATTACGCCAGCCAACAAAGCAGTATGCGCCATGGTGTGCCACTGTCCTTAAAACAGCAAGGCTGGCTGTCAGTGTCATCACCCTTCTAAAAGAACAAAGTCGTGCTTCAAAACTTGCTTTCGCTGATGTTGTTAAGAGAGTAGCAGAATTTGAGAAAGGGGACCATGCATTTATTTCATCAAATGCAGCACTTGTTGAAAGATATGTTGTGGTGCATGGACAGATAATTCTTCAGCAGTTTGCAAGTTATCCAGAAAAGACTATTCAACGAAGTGCCTTTATCACAGGACTTCTCGTGAAGATGGAAGAACGAAGGCACACAAAGCTAGCGATGAAGAAAAAAACTCAAGCAACAAGGGGAGAGAATCTGAACCCAAGTGCAAATATGGGCCCAGTACTGAAAAGAAAACTTATGCGTGCCACAACTACAGGGTTGGTCAGCAAGATATGGAGTGATTACTATGCAACCCATTTCCCAGAGGACTCGAAGGAGGCTGATGAGAATGATGAGCAGAAGGAAATTGAGGAGGAACAGGAAGagaatgaagatgatgatgctgAGGTGGAGGTTAAAGTTGACGAGGAACATGATTTGAGGACCCCACCATCAATAAGGTCTAGAAAGCCATCATCAAATGCTTGTAAAGAAGCTGAATGGGAAGGCCAAACAGTTGGGAAAACACTCTCTGGAGAAGTTCTGTACAAGTGTGCTAGAGTTCGAGATCTAAGTATTGCTGTTGGTGGGGCAGTCACATTCGAAGATGATTCAGGAGAAGCCATCATGTGTTTTGTTGAGTATATGTATGAGAAACATGATGGTGCACACATGATTCATGGAAGAATTTTGCAAAAAGGCTCACACACTGTCCTTGGCAATGCTGCAAACGAGAGAGAGGTTTTCTTTACCAATGACTGTTTAGAATTAGAAATAGGTGACATCAAAGAATCGGTGACCGTCAATTTCCAGAAGATTCCTTGGGGTCACAAGTGCCGAAAAGATCATTTAGAAGCTATTAAGATGGAGAGGGCCAAGGCAGAGGACAGGAAGAGGAAAGGTTTGCCGGTGGAATATATTTGCAAAAGCTTATACTGTCCGGAGAAAGGTGCCTTTTTCTCCCTCCCTTCTGATAAGCTGGGCACTGGAACTGGCCGCTGTAGTTCTTGTGAGGAGCGAGAAGCAGTTGCTGATGATTTCAAAATATTATCTGAGACCAGCTTTGTCCTCAAGAATGTTACATACAATGTTCATGACTTTGTGTACATCAGGCCTGAGTTTTTCTCTGAAGTCGAGGGTCAGGGGACCTACAAGGCTGGAAGAAACGTAGGCCTGAAGCCTTATGTGGTGTGTCATCTGCAGAGTATCAAAGCTTCTGCTGGATCAAAGAAAGCTAATCCAGAATCAACCAAAGTCAGTGTAAGAAGGTTATACCGGCCAGATGATATTTCATCAGCGAAAGCTTACTCTTCAGACATAAGAGAG GTTTACTACAGTGAAGATATAATGAGTGTGCCAGTTGTGATGATAGAGGGGAAATGTGAGGTTACAGCAAAGAACGACCTTCCAAACTCAAATCTTCCAGTAGTGGTTGATCATGCCTTTTACtgtgaatatttatatgaccctgATACTGGAGCTCTCAAGCAG CTACCGACCAATGCTAAGCTCACAACCCTGACAACGAAGGCACTTTCTGCGAAAAAGAACAAAGGAAAGCAGATTTGTGACGATGAGCAAGCTGGttcagagaaagagaagaatgctACACAGGAGAACTGTCTTGCAACTCTTGATATTTTTGCTGGATGTGGAGGTTTGTCTGAAGGGTTGCAGCTATCTG GCGCATCACGTACAAAATGGGCAATTGAATACGAAGAACCTGCCGGGCAAGCATTTTGTGAAAATCATCCAGAGGCAGCGGTATTTGTGAAGAACTGCAATGTGATTCTGAA GGCGATAATGGACAAGTGTGGTGATGCTGATGATTGCATCTCGACTACTGAGGCTTCTGACCAAGCAGCTAAACTTTCAGATGAGCAGATTAAAAATCTCCCCGTGCCAGGTGAAGTAGAGTTCATCAATGGTGGCCCTCCATGCCAG GGCTTCTCTGGAATgaacagattcaaccaaagtccaTGGAGCAAAGTTCAGTGTGAAATGATTTTAGCATTCCTGTCCTTTGCGGAGTATTTCCGGCCTAGGTTCTTCCTTTTAGAAAATGTTAGGAACTTTGTTTCATTCAACAAAGGCCAGACCTTCAGACTGACACTAGCATCACTCCTGGAGATGGGATACCAG GTTCGATTTGGGATTTTAGAAGCAGGTGCCTATGGTGTCGCACAGTCTAGGAAAAGGGCATTCATATGGGCTGCTGCACCTGGGGAAACCCTTCCTGATTGGCCTCAACCGATGCACGTCTTTGCCAGCCCTGAGTTGAAAATCAATTTACCAGAAGGCAAATACTATGCCGCTGCTAAGAGCACAGCTAGAGGGGCGCCTTTCCGCTCTATAACAGTTAGGGATACAATCGGCGATCTGCCGCCTGTGGAGAATGGTGCCAGCAAACCAACAATACAG TACGGAAGCGACCCCATCTCCTGGTTCCAGAAGAAGATTCGAGGTGATGCGTCTTCGCTGAGTGATCACATAGCTAAGGAAATGAATGAGCTCAATCTCATAAGGTGCAAGCACATCCCGAAGCGACCTGGCTGTGACTGGCATGACCTCCCAGATGAGAAG GTGAAGCTATCGACGGGGCAGACGGTGGAGTTGATCCCTTGGTGCCTGCCCAACACAGCCAAGAGGCACAATCAGTGGAAAGGCCTGTATGGGAGGTTGGACTGGGAGGGCAACTTCCCCACATCTGTGACAGATCCGCAGCCGATGGGCAAGGTCGGCATGTGCTTCCATCCTGATCAGGACAGGATCATCACTGTTCGTGAATGCGCCCGATCCCAG GGCTTCCCTGATGGATACCATTTCGCCGGCAACATCCAGAGCAAGCACAGGCAGATCGGGAACGCTGTGCCGCCTCCCCTCTCCTACGCGCTAGGACGGAAGCTCAAGCAAGCCATCGACGCCAAGCCTCGACTGGCTTAA